In Methanosarcina siciliae T4/M, one genomic interval encodes:
- a CDS encoding type I restriction endonuclease subunit R, which yields MPLKIKNQTKKKGEIPIPAIIPESEVEAAALEILSELGYDYLYGPGIAPETEDAEREDFGTVILPRRLRAAVDRLNPKIPAGAREEAIKKVLRAESQDLVHNNRAFHNMLVNGVDVEYQGQDGETVYDKVWLFDFSEALKNEFLAVNQFTIVEDGNNRRPDIILFVNGLPLVVVELKRPDEESGFEDEEIIWDAYRQFQTYKKEIPGLFRYNAFLLISDGQDAMVGTLTSNREWFVPWKTIDGEKVADFKVPPMEVLFRGMCRPEILLDLVRHFIVFEDDRGKVIKKLARYHQYHAVNRAVEKTKLASMPDGDRKCGVVWHTQGSGKSLSMVFYAGKLALELDNPTIVVLTDRNDLDGQLFDNFARCSEILRQQPVQADTRAHLRELLAVASGGIVFTTIQKFSPEGEEDQFPTLSERRNIIVIADEAHRSQYGFDAKIRERKVEDEKVAEISYGFAKHMRDALPNASFIGFTGTPIELDDRSTPAVFGDYIDIYDIEQAVNDGVTVKIFYESRLSKLDLVKEARETLDADFSKITDDRDSYEAEKLKSRWSRLEVVVGSEDNLKKLASDIVFHFEKRLEDGMDGKGMIVCMSRRMCADLYSEIVALRSEWHSEDDLKGEIKVIITGSAADDEVLQPHIRNKRLRTKIRDRMQDPTDPLKLVIVCDMWLTGFDAPCLHTMYFMKWLQGHNLMQAIARVNRVFRDKPGGLIVDYVGLLYDLKYAMANYTRSGGRGSPADYKDEAVELMLEKYEIVRDIFYGFDYMRIFSAFPKEKLTIVREGADFILSKGRTEDERTQEKKRFIQHVTELSKAFALSVPHPEADRIRDELAYFQAVRTILVKVDRKPAKSKYEMNSAIKELVSKSIANEEIIDVFDAVGIKKPDISILSEDFLAEVRDLPQKNLAYEVLKKLLYDEIRTRSRRNLIQSKSFAEMLERAINEYKNRGIDTIQVIEELLDLAKKINEADKRSETTGLSEEELAFYDALADNESAVDVLGDATLRLMAAELVKIIRQNAGVDWTLRKNIQAKMRVSVKRLLKKYGYPPDMQKLATENILKQAELLCRDVGFSVA from the coding sequence TTGCCCTTAAAAATTAAAAACCAGACAAAAAAGAAAGGAGAAATCCCCATCCCAGCCATCATCCCCGAATCCGAAGTTGAAGCCGCAGCCCTTGAAATTCTCTCCGAGCTAGGATACGATTACCTCTACGGCCCGGGCATTGCTCCCGAAACGGAAGATGCCGAAAGGGAAGACTTCGGGACCGTCATCCTGCCGCGCAGGCTCAGGGCTGCGGTTGACAGGCTGAACCCGAAAATTCCGGCAGGAGCAAGGGAAGAAGCAATAAAAAAAGTGCTCAGGGCTGAAAGTCAGGACCTCGTGCACAACAACCGGGCATTTCACAATATGCTGGTAAACGGGGTAGATGTGGAATATCAGGGGCAGGACGGGGAAACCGTTTATGACAAGGTATGGCTTTTTGACTTTTCGGAAGCTCTAAAAAATGAGTTTCTTGCAGTTAACCAGTTTACCATTGTAGAGGACGGAAACAACAGAAGGCCTGACATTATCCTTTTTGTAAACGGGCTGCCGCTTGTGGTGGTCGAGTTAAAGAGGCCGGACGAAGAGAGCGGGTTTGAAGACGAGGAAATTATCTGGGATGCGTACAGGCAGTTTCAGACTTACAAAAAAGAGATTCCGGGACTTTTCCGGTACAACGCTTTCCTGCTGATCAGTGACGGGCAGGATGCAATGGTCGGGACGCTTACTTCAAACAGGGAATGGTTTGTGCCCTGGAAGACTATTGACGGGGAAAAGGTTGCGGATTTTAAGGTGCCTCCAATGGAGGTTCTCTTCCGGGGGATGTGCAGGCCGGAAATCCTCCTTGACCTTGTCAGGCACTTTATTGTGTTTGAAGACGACCGGGGAAAAGTTATCAAGAAACTTGCCCGGTATCATCAGTATCATGCCGTGAACAGGGCTGTGGAGAAGACGAAACTTGCTTCCATGCCGGACGGGGATCGAAAATGCGGGGTTGTCTGGCATACGCAGGGGTCAGGGAAGAGCCTTTCAATGGTCTTTTATGCGGGGAAACTGGCGCTTGAACTTGACAACCCGACCATTGTCGTGCTTACGGACAGAAACGATCTTGACGGGCAGCTCTTTGACAACTTTGCCCGTTGCAGCGAAATCCTGCGCCAGCAGCCGGTGCAGGCGGACACAAGAGCTCACCTGCGTGAACTCCTTGCAGTTGCCTCGGGTGGGATTGTATTTACCACGATCCAGAAGTTCTCTCCCGAAGGGGAAGAAGACCAGTTCCCGACTCTTTCGGAAAGGAGAAATATCATTGTAATTGCTGACGAAGCTCACCGCAGCCAGTACGGGTTTGATGCAAAGATCCGGGAAAGGAAAGTAGAAGATGAAAAGGTTGCGGAAATCTCCTACGGCTTTGCAAAACATATGAGAGATGCTCTCCCGAATGCATCTTTCATCGGGTTTACCGGCACACCCATCGAACTTGATGATAGGAGCACGCCTGCGGTCTTTGGGGACTATATCGACATTTACGATATTGAGCAGGCTGTAAACGACGGAGTAACTGTAAAAATCTTCTATGAGAGCCGTCTCTCAAAGCTTGACCTTGTCAAAGAGGCTAGAGAGACACTGGATGCAGACTTCTCAAAAATAACCGACGACAGGGATTCATACGAAGCCGAAAAGCTCAAGTCTCGCTGGTCACGGCTTGAAGTTGTGGTTGGAAGTGAAGACAACCTGAAAAAGCTTGCATCCGATATCGTCTTCCATTTCGAGAAAAGGCTTGAGGACGGCATGGACGGCAAAGGCATGATCGTCTGCATGAGCAGGCGGATGTGCGCTGACCTCTATTCCGAAATAGTCGCCCTTCGTTCGGAATGGCACAGTGAAGACGACCTCAAAGGCGAAATAAAAGTAATCATTACCGGCAGCGCCGCAGATGACGAAGTTCTGCAGCCTCATATAAGGAACAAGCGCCTCAGGACGAAGATCCGGGACAGGATGCAGGACCCAACAGATCCCCTGAAGCTCGTAATCGTCTGCGATATGTGGCTCACGGGCTTTGATGCCCCCTGCCTGCACACCATGTACTTTATGAAATGGCTGCAGGGGCACAACCTCATGCAGGCAATAGCCCGCGTAAACCGGGTGTTCAGGGACAAGCCCGGCGGGCTGATAGTTGACTATGTAGGGCTCCTTTACGACCTCAAGTATGCAATGGCAAACTATACGCGAAGCGGAGGCCGGGGAAGCCCTGCGGATTACAAGGACGAAGCTGTTGAGCTGATGCTCGAAAAATATGAAATCGTACGGGACATCTTCTATGGCTTTGATTACATGAGGATTTTTTCAGCGTTCCCGAAAGAAAAACTTACAATCGTAAGGGAGGGAGCTGATTTCATCCTTTCGAAAGGCCGGACGGAAGATGAGAGGACGCAGGAAAAAAAGCGTTTCATCCAGCATGTAACCGAGCTTTCCAAAGCCTTTGCCCTTTCTGTCCCGCATCCAGAAGCAGACCGGATAAGGGACGAGCTTGCATATTTCCAGGCTGTGAGAACTATTCTTGTAAAAGTTGACAGAAAGCCTGCAAAATCGAAGTATGAAATGAATTCGGCAATAAAAGAGCTGGTTTCAAAATCGATTGCAAATGAAGAAATTATCGATGTCTTTGATGCAGTAGGGATAAAAAAGCCTGACATTTCGATCCTTTCCGAGGATTTCCTTGCCGAAGTCCGGGACCTACCGCAAAAGAATCTTGCATATGAAGTCCTGAAAAAACTGCTGTACGATGAGATCAGGACGAGGTCACGCAGAAACCTGATTCAGAGCAAATCTTTTGCCGAAATGCTTGAGCGAGCGATCAACGAATACAAAAACAGGGGCATTGATACCATCCAGGTTATCGAAGAACTCCTCGATCTGGCAAAAAAGATAAACGAAGCCGACAAAAGAAGTGAAACTACCGGCCTCAGTGAAGAGGAACTTGCATTTTACGATGCACTTGCAGACAATGAAAGTGCTGTGGACGTCCTAGGTGATGCGACATTACGGCTCATGGCCGCAGAACTTGTAAAAATCATCAGGCAAAACGCAGGGGTTGACTGGACTCTCAGGAAAAACATCCAGGCAAAGATGAGAGTAAGTGTAAAACGACTGCTGAAAAAATACGGCTACCCCCCGGACATGCAGAAACTCGCTACTGAAAACATCCTCAAGCAGGCCGAACTGCTCTGCAGGGATGTGGGCTTTTCAGTAGCATAA
- a CDS encoding ABC transporter ATP-binding protein: protein MIIVKDLKRYYGTGETAVKALRGVSFEIKKGEFVAIMGASGSGKTTLLRILALLDDATDGEYTIRGLQVSSLPEAERSYYRLTQVGYVFQDYALINEMSAAENVYILSMMEGKSRKESYETALEALDKVGLKGKHNRVPDELSGGEKQRVAIARAIAKKPDILFADEPCANLDTSNSKQVLDVFKELNEKYGQTIVMVTHEPWHTEYVDRVITLEDGNLVSDEKKQKR, encoded by the coding sequence ATGATCATAGTAAAGGACCTGAAAAGGTATTACGGAACAGGGGAAACAGCTGTCAAGGCTCTCAGGGGTGTTTCGTTTGAAATAAAAAAAGGGGAATTTGTAGCGATAATGGGCGCATCCGGAAGCGGAAAAACGACTCTCCTGAGGATACTGGCATTACTGGACGACGCAACGGATGGAGAATACACCATTCGGGGATTGCAGGTTTCCAGCTTGCCCGAAGCCGAAAGAAGCTATTACAGGCTAACGCAGGTCGGTTATGTTTTTCAGGACTATGCGCTTATTAACGAAATGAGTGCTGCAGAAAATGTTTACATTCTTTCCATGATGGAAGGAAAATCAAGGAAAGAATCTTATGAAACTGCTCTTGAAGCCCTGGATAAGGTTGGCCTGAAAGGAAAACACAATAGGGTTCCTGATGAATTATCCGGCGGGGAAAAACAAAGAGTTGCAATCGCAAGAGCCATAGCAAAAAAACCTGACATATTGTTTGCTGACGAGCCATGTGCAAACCTGGACACCAGCAACTCAAAACAGGTACTGGATGTTTTCAAAGAATTGAATGAAAAATATGGCCAAACAATCGTAATGGTAACACACGAACCTTGGCATACCGAGTATGTTGATAGAGTAATAACTCTCGAAGACGGCAACCTGGTTAGCGATGAGAAAAAACAAAAGAGGTAA
- a CDS encoding ABC transporter permease, which produces MTVLFTGFMQDYAYGDIVIEPTGDNTYINNADNVLQKVRAVEGVRAATKRLDVGASIEHKQKVVGVTVTGLLPTEEHEVSKYPYIISEGDFLGDLSRDEIIIGAMIAGTGFGSEIYDNLGEVRPGSLVEVTYSNGVKRTYKVKGIMEGTFELVDLNALVHYKEIEEVYGLEGSKATSVVVRVDEQGGEAQIQDKIREAGVNEQVFTWADKSEALIKQAMQSMGAIDTMSKFVSLVVGAALVLIIIYINVLNRKKEIGILKAVGITPGSIVLSYAFLSMFYVSLGIFTGLILYFALMFYFQANPVIFYETMEIRPQIDPMLLIQSIFTMLILSVMAGILPAWSVSRESILKAIWGR; this is translated from the coding sequence ATGACAGTCCTATTTACCGGATTTATGCAGGACTACGCTTATGGGGATATTGTAATAGAACCTACAGGTGACAACACCTACATTAACAATGCCGATAACGTTTTGCAGAAAGTAAGAGCAGTCGAGGGTGTGAGAGCTGCAACAAAAAGACTGGATGTGGGAGCATCTATTGAGCATAAACAAAAAGTGGTAGGAGTAACCGTAACCGGGTTGCTTCCTACGGAAGAGCATGAAGTTTCAAAATACCCCTACATTATCAGTGAAGGAGATTTCTTAGGAGATCTCTCCCGGGACGAGATTATCATTGGGGCTATGATCGCAGGTACGGGTTTTGGGTCGGAAATCTATGATAACCTGGGTGAAGTAAGACCGGGATCGCTTGTTGAGGTGACATACAGCAATGGTGTGAAGAGAACCTATAAAGTAAAAGGCATAATGGAAGGCACGTTTGAACTTGTTGACCTTAATGCTTTAGTCCACTACAAGGAAATAGAGGAAGTCTATGGCCTGGAAGGAAGTAAAGCTACCAGTGTAGTCGTCAGGGTTGACGAGCAAGGGGGCGAAGCCCAGATACAGGACAAAATTAGAGAAGCAGGCGTGAATGAGCAGGTCTTCACATGGGCTGATAAGTCCGAAGCTCTCATAAAACAGGCAATGCAAAGCATGGGTGCTATAGATACCATGTCAAAGTTTGTGAGTTTGGTCGTAGGAGCAGCACTCGTACTTATAATCATCTATATCAACGTACTTAATAGGAAAAAAGAGATCGGTATTTTAAAGGCAGTAGGCATTACTCCGGGCTCAATAGTATTGTCCTATGCGTTCCTTAGCATGTTCTATGTTTCCTTAGGAATATTCACAGGATTAATACTATACTTTGCGCTCATGTTCTACTTCCAGGCGAACCCGGTAATATTCTACGAAACCATGGAAATAAGGCCCCAGATCGATCCTATGCTGCTTATTCAAAGCATATTTACCATGCTTATACTATCAGTGATGGCCGGAATACTCCCTGCCTGGAGTGTGTCAAGAGAGAGCATACTCAAAGCCATATGGGGACGATAA
- a CDS encoding COG1361 S-layer family protein, with protein sequence MSQSTKLTYLFLLVFTISLTGISTVEAEISSYACVNAELQEINPSSIGIDEEFTLGINLESCGTKTPEDVTFEIISIPSDIIVTENLVTKVSKLTYSTSERYLIYHMRTTPDAKPGPHLIKMKLTYANKPVETEKYYEVEIRVIGEDAEPRISSVETSPEYIYEGDTVDLRLGIENYGEAIAKSVSVNLDHDFKGIKTSSIGTLGLNESQTALFKFKANRSGEFEIPVIIEYEDDFGKQKNEYDINVTVLDKKGNLNLASVKVDPVLPYMGDTVELTMRIENSGDRTINSIRAYADHPFKGLKESFIGTLDPNEDGPAVITFIADQSGEYEIPVIITYSDDFGEEQIETKINLIVLETNGGAGRAAILLLVLAVIGGLIYTNYRTKKSKDEVIRQLMEGSGNHPDNKEE encoded by the coding sequence ATGAGCCAGAGTACAAAGCTAACATATTTGTTTTTATTAGTTTTTACAATCAGCTTAACAGGAATTTCTACTGTTGAAGCAGAAATTTCCAGTTATGCATGCGTAAACGCAGAATTACAGGAAATAAATCCCAGTTCAATAGGTATCGATGAAGAATTCACCCTGGGAATTAATCTTGAGAGCTGCGGTACTAAAACTCCTGAAGATGTTACTTTTGAGATAATCAGCATTCCCTCAGATATAATAGTTACAGAGAATTTAGTTACTAAAGTTTCAAAATTAACTTATAGTACAAGTGAAAGGTACCTGATATATCACATGAGAACAACCCCTGATGCTAAACCCGGTCCTCATCTTATAAAAATGAAATTAACATATGCAAATAAACCCGTTGAAACGGAAAAATATTATGAAGTTGAAATAAGAGTGATAGGTGAAGATGCAGAACCAAGGATCTCTTCTGTCGAAACAAGTCCCGAATATATCTATGAGGGCGACACAGTTGACTTAAGGTTAGGCATAGAAAATTATGGGGAAGCAATAGCAAAATCTGTATCAGTTAATTTGGATCATGATTTTAAGGGAATTAAAACTTCTTCAATCGGAACTCTTGGCTTAAATGAAAGTCAAACTGCATTATTCAAGTTTAAGGCAAACAGGTCAGGAGAGTTTGAAATCCCTGTCATTATAGAGTATGAAGATGATTTTGGCAAGCAAAAAAACGAATATGACATTAATGTAACTGTGCTTGACAAAAAAGGAAATTTAAACCTCGCATCTGTAAAGGTTGATCCTGTTCTTCCTTATATGGGTGATACTGTAGAATTGACTATGAGGATCGAAAACTCCGGTGACAGGACAATAAACTCGATAAGAGCCTATGCTGACCATCCGTTCAAGGGATTAAAAGAATCCTTTATAGGAACTCTTGATCCGAATGAAGACGGGCCTGCGGTAATTACTTTTATAGCTGATCAATCAGGGGAATACGAAATCCCTGTTATCATAACGTACAGTGATGATTTTGGGGAAGAACAGATTGAAACGAAAATCAATCTTATAGTCCTGGAAACTAATGGTGGAGCAGGAAGAGCTGCAATCTTATTGCTGGTATTAGCAGTTATCGGAGGACTAATATACACAAATTATAGGACAAAAAAATCAAAAGATGAGGTAATCAGGCAGTTAATGGAAGGCAGCGGTAACCATCCTGACAACAAAGAAGAATGA
- a CDS encoding GbsR/MarR family transcriptional regulator, translating to MNSVKKEFEYLVYQGIKSQGLDELCSKLLAILYSEPGSLTLEELSTMTGYSFSSVSAAMKFLSGIKLVEKTKKAGSKKLYFSAQRDMLTMTINAVKSKTEVMISPAIKELPAIIERCKNSNEEGSDELLKIIEYYYQQIISLDLIYKNLVEFTEKIQNEVNKK from the coding sequence ATGAATTCAGTAAAAAAAGAGTTTGAATATCTTGTGTATCAAGGGATAAAATCCCAGGGGCTCGATGAACTTTGTTCTAAATTATTAGCAATTCTTTACTCTGAACCGGGTTCGCTAACTTTAGAAGAGCTTTCTACGATGACCGGGTATAGTTTTTCATCAGTTAGTGCAGCAATGAAATTCCTTAGTGGAATAAAATTGGTGGAAAAAACAAAGAAAGCTGGTTCAAAAAAATTGTACTTCTCAGCTCAAAGAGATATGCTGACAATGACAATTAACGCAGTAAAATCCAAGACTGAAGTCATGATCAGCCCTGCGATTAAAGAGCTTCCGGCAATAATTGAGAGATGTAAAAATAGTAACGAAGAGGGCTCTGACGAACTGCTCAAAATAATCGAATATTATTATCAGCAAATAATTTCATTAGATTTAATTTATAAAAACCTTGTTGAATTTACAGAAAAAATCCAGAACGAGGTGAATAAAAAATGA
- a CDS encoding Hsp20/alpha crystallin family protein: MKFPIKRPSRDVYSWDPFDEIRRMQEHMEQMMRTFPALESRYAGETLAPLTDVAEEDNKVIVTTDLPGIDRENVELSLKENFLVISASKGKEEETEKEGYLRKERSFMRYYREIPLPEGVTEEGATAQLKNGVLTVTMPKTKVLTEKRIQIE; encoded by the coding sequence ATGAAATTCCCAATTAAGAGACCATCCCGTGACGTGTACAGCTGGGACCCGTTTGATGAGATCAGAAGAATGCAGGAACACATGGAACAGATGATGAGAACATTTCCTGCACTGGAAAGCAGATATGCAGGCGAGACCCTTGCCCCATTAACCGATGTCGCGGAAGAAGACAACAAAGTAATTGTTACAACCGACCTGCCGGGCATCGACAGAGAAAATGTCGAACTGAGCCTGAAGGAGAACTTCCTTGTAATCAGCGCATCCAAAGGAAAAGAAGAGGAAACCGAAAAGGAAGGCTATCTCAGAAAAGAGAGGTCTTTCATGCGCTACTACCGTGAAATTCCTCTGCCGGAAGGTGTAACCGAAGAAGGGGCAACCGCCCAGCTCAAAAACGGCGTCTTAACCGTCACCATGCCAAAAACAAAAGTATTAACCGAAAAAAGAATCCAGATCGAGTGA
- a CDS encoding MFS transporter, giving the protein MSTCNLQRNAFPEFFSNINHELYVLSFSRFCEDLGSGMLVALIPLYISDLGASFFSGLPLVTRAGLVITVFGLFSALTQPIMGRLSDRFDRRRPFILFGLIGYTFFSFLYSQVTSYEQLLFIRLLQGITVGATIPAVIAMVTHISTSETRGKAVGVYTTIRGVGFGLGPVVGGAIARYWGFDAGFYFCALLGVVSMGLVTFFVKETRGSPEPVSEKRSGKKSYASIYSLAGAMLMMMVGIMMVVALLPEYEVRLEASELSLGVAVSAYIFARLLFQAPLGSLSDRVGRKKLIVGGLFLSVPLVVGMGYIVSVGQLILFRAFQGLLVAAIDTPAMALAADLSDGSSLSSRLSIITTAQAAGMAFGPIFGGFLAGYITFVTPFYACALLMLLAGFVVIKKVEEPEKVI; this is encoded by the coding sequence ATGAGCACCTGTAACCTGCAGAGAAATGCGTTTCCGGAATTTTTCAGCAATATTAATCATGAGCTCTATGTCCTCTCCTTTTCCAGGTTCTGCGAAGATCTGGGTTCGGGGATGCTGGTTGCTTTGATTCCTTTATATATCTCCGACCTTGGGGCATCTTTTTTTTCCGGGCTTCCACTTGTTACCAGAGCGGGGCTTGTAATTACGGTTTTCGGGCTTTTCAGCGCCCTTACGCAGCCTATTATGGGCAGGCTTTCGGACAGGTTTGACCGCAGGAGACCTTTCATCCTCTTCGGGTTGATAGGGTATACTTTCTTTTCTTTCCTTTATTCACAGGTAACGAGCTATGAGCAGTTGCTTTTTATCCGGCTGCTGCAGGGGATTACCGTAGGGGCAACCATACCTGCGGTTATCGCCATGGTTACGCATATCTCAACTTCCGAGACCCGGGGAAAAGCCGTAGGAGTATATACAACTATTAGAGGCGTCGGTTTCGGACTCGGGCCTGTTGTCGGGGGAGCAATAGCCAGGTACTGGGGTTTTGATGCCGGATTTTATTTCTGCGCCCTGCTCGGAGTGGTAAGTATGGGGCTTGTGACCTTTTTCGTAAAAGAAACTAGAGGCTCTCCTGAGCCGGTTTCCGAAAAAAGAAGTGGCAAAAAAAGCTACGCTTCGATTTATTCCCTTGCAGGCGCCATGCTGATGATGATGGTTGGGATAATGATGGTAGTTGCCCTTCTTCCCGAATATGAGGTAAGGCTTGAAGCGTCCGAGCTTTCCCTGGGAGTTGCAGTCTCAGCCTACATTTTTGCAAGGCTGCTTTTCCAGGCGCCTCTAGGAAGCCTCTCGGACCGGGTAGGCAGGAAGAAACTGATCGTTGGAGGCCTTTTCCTGAGCGTCCCGCTGGTAGTCGGGATGGGATACATCGTAAGCGTAGGCCAGCTTATCCTTTTCCGGGCTTTTCAGGGGCTTCTCGTAGCTGCAATAGACACGCCAGCAATGGCGCTTGCAGCTGATCTTTCGGACGGTTCTTCCTTAAGCTCAAGACTCAGCATAATAACAACGGCACAGGCAGCAGGAATGGCTTTCGGGCCTATCTTCGGAGGTTTCCTTGCGGGCTATATTACCTTTGTAACACCCTTTTACGCCTGCGCCCTGCTGATGCTCCTTGCGGGTTTTGTGGTTATCAAAAAAGTAGAGGAGCCGGAGAAAGTAATCTGA
- a CDS encoding TIGR00296 family protein: MLTETEGRAAVKLARKTIETLLLGGRVPGSRDTGTDLPPVFGENRGVFVTLTEKGVLRGCIGHPYPDSTLEQAIIDSAISAAVRDPRFPPVGGEELESLIVEVTILTQPEKINAPPKELPDKIEIGKHGLIVKQGYCQGLLLPQVAPENDMDSIDFLSHTCMKAGLSPDAWVKGAEVYCFEGQIFKEKEPGGEVIEEKF; encoded by the coding sequence ATGCTTACAGAAACAGAAGGCAGGGCTGCAGTCAAGCTTGCAAGAAAAACCATTGAAACGCTTTTACTGGGGGGCAGGGTTCCCGGATCCCGGGATACAGGTACAGATCTTCCGCCGGTTTTCGGGGAAAACAGGGGAGTTTTCGTCACACTAACGGAAAAAGGAGTGTTGAGGGGCTGTATAGGGCATCCTTACCCTGACTCTACGCTTGAGCAGGCTATCATCGACTCTGCAATCTCTGCGGCAGTGCGCGACCCTCGTTTTCCTCCGGTCGGGGGAGAAGAGCTGGAAAGCCTGATTGTCGAGGTTACAATCCTGACTCAACCTGAAAAGATCAATGCCCCTCCTAAAGAACTTCCTGATAAAATAGAGATCGGAAAACACGGGCTTATCGTAAAACAGGGATACTGTCAGGGACTGCTGCTTCCTCAGGTCGCTCCTGAGAATGATATGGATTCCATAGATTTCCTGAGCCATACATGTATGAAAGCAGGCCTTTCTCCGGACGCCTGGGTCAAAGGAGCAGAAGTCTACTGCTTCGAAGGGCAGATCTTCAAGGAAAAGGAACCCGGAGGAGAAGTCATAGAAGAAAAGTTTTGA
- a CDS encoding phosphoglycerate kinase, whose translation MLRVMTSRNFLTIDDFDIRGKTILLRVDMNSPMDTQGHILDDMRIKSHIATLKDLESAKVVLLAHQSRPGKKDFTTMKPHAHLLSRYLGKQVTYVDDIFGTFAKTHIASMEDGDVIMLENVRFYSEESLERTPTEQANTYMVKKLAPFVDIFLNDAFAVAHRSHLSVVGFTEVLPSGAGRVMEKELISLDRGVKGGERPSIFVLGGAKVDDSLRVTENVLTSGGADRVLLTGVVANVALAASGVNIGKVNMDFIKSQGYENQIEKARGLLAKFEDRIGLPKDVALNDNKERVEVHISELNSDSLPINDIGLETIVDYTNEIQNSKTVVLNGPAGVSEIEDFALGTHEIIKAATKSDFSIIGGGHISVEVAHLGLEHRFSHISTGGGACIDYLAGEKLPGVESLKAAYIKYQEAKKL comes from the coding sequence GTGCTGAGGGTAATGACTTCCAGAAACTTTCTTACGATCGATGACTTTGACATACGCGGAAAGACGATTCTTTTAAGGGTCGACATGAACTCTCCTATGGACACACAGGGCCATATTTTGGATGATATGAGGATTAAAAGCCACATTGCGACCTTGAAAGACCTCGAGAGCGCAAAAGTCGTTCTGCTCGCTCATCAGAGCAGACCCGGGAAAAAAGATTTCACTACTATGAAACCCCATGCCCACCTGCTGTCCAGATATCTGGGTAAGCAAGTTACCTATGTGGATGACATTTTCGGGACATTTGCAAAAACCCATATCGCTTCTATGGAAGACGGGGACGTAATCATGCTTGAAAACGTCCGGTTTTATTCGGAAGAGAGCCTTGAAAGAACACCCACAGAGCAGGCCAATACCTATATGGTTAAAAAACTGGCGCCTTTTGTTGATATTTTCCTGAACGACGCCTTTGCAGTAGCTCACAGGTCGCATCTCTCGGTTGTAGGCTTTACCGAGGTCCTTCCGTCAGGCGCGGGCAGAGTAATGGAAAAAGAGCTTATTTCTCTGGATCGGGGAGTAAAAGGAGGAGAAAGGCCAAGCATTTTCGTGCTGGGTGGGGCAAAGGTAGACGATTCTCTTAGAGTGACCGAAAATGTCCTTACAAGTGGCGGGGCTGATAGGGTGCTGCTTACAGGTGTGGTTGCAAATGTTGCTCTTGCTGCTTCAGGAGTAAACATCGGGAAAGTCAACATGGATTTCATCAAATCTCAGGGTTACGAAAACCAGATTGAAAAAGCAAGAGGATTGCTTGCGAAGTTTGAAGACAGGATCGGCCTTCCAAAAGACGTGGCCTTAAATGATAACAAGGAACGCGTCGAAGTTCATATATCCGAGCTTAACTCCGACTCTCTGCCTATTAATGATATCGGGCTCGAAACTATTGTGGACTATACAAATGAAATCCAGAACTCCAAAACCGTTGTCTTAAACGGCCCTGCAGGAGTTTCCGAGATTGAAGATTTTGCCCTCGGGACTCACGAAATTATAAAAGCTGCCACGAAATCCGATTTCTCGATCATTGGCGGCGGTCACATCTCAGTTGAGGTTGCACATCTCGGCCTTGAACACCGCTTCTCGCATATCAGTACAGGTGGGGGAGCCTGTATTGATTATCTTGCGGGAGAAAAGCTGCCGGGAGTCGAATCTCTGAAGGCTGCCTACATAAAATATCAGGAAGCTAAAAAGCTTTAA